Proteins encoded together in one Tripterygium wilfordii isolate XIE 37 chromosome 14, ASM1340144v1, whole genome shotgun sequence window:
- the LOC120014667 gene encoding uncharacterized protein LOC120014667: MREPGEIEKAPVDAGVCIQHSCHEHDLIRYDSSKIPEDKQELLSGMDYKKCYACSKYVEKIDYFCNECDFFLHKRCAELPREFHSPFHIEHPLTLLHKLPYPSRCNICEATISDFIYHCEVCEFDLDLNCSSKKPMDTDVEMRKQWEIQHCTHQHPLIPRIFSEGYTCQGCTLPTLGLGYDCTNRACSFAFHIPCAQASREKLQEHPFHPSHPLTVLTKSPYPYGDKIWCGACGKSVAGFFLHCAEPDCKFDLHIVCSQLLPVVKHYRHEHLLVFFEELNPDTEFRSCITCDGKCVTQLYRCVPCDFNIHSGCVNLPEIVKYKEHDDPLTLKNKYIDEGVLYGDYYCDACEKPRDIEHGVYLCADCEYITHIDCALAEAEYTIPEIVATFHSKIEEKEGQKEAYTSTDREVAEIKPAIEPTTEMNSSRECPEEIIKLRDEIEAMTTEIMAELGLVTTKIMGELGVVMKKLRDLEIKYAK; this comes from the exons ATGAGGGAGCCGGGAGAGATTGAGAAGGCACCAGTAGATGCTGGGGTGTGTATTCAGCATTCTTGCCACGAACATGACTTGATCAGGTACGATTCTAGTAAAATACCTGAGGATAAGCAGGAGCTGCTTTCGGGAATGGATTATAAAAAGTGCTATGCCTGCTCAAAATACGTGGAAAAGATTGATTACTTCTGCAACGAATGCGATTTCTTCTTGCACAAACGCTGTGCTGAATTACCGCGAGAGTTCCACAGCCCGTTTCACATCGAACATCCTCTCACTCTCCTACATAAGTTGCCTTATCCTTCAAGATGTAATATTTGTGAAGCAACTATAAGTGACTTCATCTACCACTGCGAGGTCTGTGAATTCGACTTGGATCTCAACTGTTCTTCTAAGAAACCTATGGACACCGATGTCGAGATGAGGAAACAATGGGAGATTCAACATTGCACGCACCAGCATCCTTTGATCCCTAGAATTTTTAGTGAGGGATATACCTGCCAAGGTTGCACACTTCCAACCCTCGGTCTGGGTTATGACTGCACCAACCGTGCGTGTTCATTTGCATTTCACATACCGTGTGCTCAAGCGTCGAGAGAAAAACTCCAGGAACACCCTTTTCATCCATCACATCCTCTCACTGTTCTTACCAAGTCACCCTACCCTTATGGTGATAAGATCTGGTGCGGTGCTTGTGGCAAGTCCGTGGCCGGGTTTTTCTTGCACTGTGCCGAGCCTGACTGCAAATTTGACCTACACATTGTATGCTCACAACTGCTGCCCGTTGTAAAACACTATCGTCATGAGCATCTGCTCGTCTTCTTCGAGGAGCTAAACCCCGATACTGAGTTTCGATCTTGTATCACTTGTGATGGCAAGTGTGTTACTCAATTGTATCGTTGCGTTCCATGTGATTTCAACATCCATTCCGGATGTGTAAACTTACCCGAAATTGTCAAGTATAAAGAACACGACGACCCTCTCACTCTCAAGAACAAGTATATAGATGAGGGAGTGCTTTATGGCGACTACTACTGTGATGCCTGCGAGAAACCACGAGACATTGAACATGGAGTCTACTTATGTGCTGATTGCGAGTATATTACTCATATTGACTGCGCACTCGCTGAG GCGGAATACACAATACCAGAAATAGTGGCAACCTTCCACAGCAAAATTGAAGAGAAAGAAGGTCAAAAGGAAGCATATACATCAACGGACCGGGAGGTAGCGGAGATAAAACCTGCTATAGAACCCACGACTGAAATGAACAGCTCTAGAGAATGTCCAGAGGAAATTATAAAGTTACGCGACGAAATAGAAGCAATGACAACAGAGATTATGGCAGAACTGGGGCTTGTGACAACAAAGATTATGGGAGAACTAGGGGTTGTCATGAAAAAATTAAGAGATCTTGAGATCAAATATGCCAAATga
- the LOC120015186 gene encoding inosine triphosphate pyrophosphatase-like isoform X1, producing the protein MMMRKMKRKLERRRCGPSDRGHMFNLVAAYILPVPDPDHYEELCARLNNLLMAYKDKSAYALCAFSFALGTNVEPTTFLGKTLGKVVHDFGWDPIFQPDGFELTHAEMPKEQKNKISHRSKALDLVKTHFAEAGYVFENRCSF; encoded by the exons atgatgatgaggaagatgaagagaaaactGGAGAG GCGAAGATGTGGACCCAGTgatagaggtcacatgttcaactTAGTTGCAGCGTACATCTTGCCTGTCCCCGACCCCGACCATTACGAGGAACTTTGTGCAC GGCTAAACAACTTGCTGATGGCATATAAGGACAAATCAGCTTATGCTTTATGTGCATTTTCGTTTGCTCTAGGCACCAATGTTGAGCCCACTACTTTTCTTGGGAAAACTCTG GGGAAGGTAGTTCATGATTTTGGATGGGATCCAATCTTTCAGCCTGATGGCTTTGAACTAAC acATGCAGAGATGCCAAAGGAGCAAAAGAATAAGATCTCTCACCGTTCCAAGGCTCTTGATCTGGTGAAAACCCATTTCGCTGAAGCTGGATATGTTTTTGAAAACAGATGCAGCTTCTAA
- the LOC120015186 gene encoding inosine triphosphate pyrophosphatase-like isoform X2, which yields MMMRKMKRKLERRRCGPSDRGHMFNLVAAYILPVPDPDHYEELCARLNNLLMAYKDKSAYALCAFSFALGTNVEPTTFLGKTLGKVVHDFGWDPIFQPDGFELTDAKGAKE from the exons atgatgatgaggaagatgaagagaaaactGGAGAG GCGAAGATGTGGACCCAGTgatagaggtcacatgttcaactTAGTTGCAGCGTACATCTTGCCTGTCCCCGACCCCGACCATTACGAGGAACTTTGTGCAC GGCTAAACAACTTGCTGATGGCATATAAGGACAAATCAGCTTATGCTTTATGTGCATTTTCGTTTGCTCTAGGCACCAATGTTGAGCCCACTACTTTTCTTGGGAAAACTCTG GGGAAGGTAGTTCATGATTTTGGATGGGATCCAATCTTTCAGCCTGATGGCTTTGAACTAAC AGATGCCAAAGGAGCAAAAGAATAA